GAGCCCGCTGCTGTGGGAGACACGCATGTACAACAGCCTGGATGTCGTCGGTGACGAGGCGGTCATCGACCATTACGACGGGACCGGACTGAGTACCAAGAACGACGCCAGCACCGGTCTCGGACAGATCTTCGCCGCCACCGCCATCCGCGGCCGCAACCACTGCATCCGGGCCGGCCTGATCGGCGGCAGCATCATGGACGCCGCCAACGAGAACGATCTGTGGAACGTATGGCAGCAACTGCACAACGACCACAACTACAACATCAGCACGCTGCCCACGGTCCTGATCGAGGGAGCCGCCGACGTCGGCGTCCCCCAGCCGTCCATGACGACCAGCGAGGAGCACACCCGCCTCACGCTGGCCCGCTACAACGGCACCGACGAGCGAGCCCAGAACTACGGCAACGCCATGCTCGGCCTTCACCGGGTGTTCGAAAAGTACAACGCGCCCCTGCGCGGCCTGTGACGCACCGATCAACCCATCGCAGTCCACACTCTCAGACAGGACGGGCATGACCATCTCATCCTCACACCCGCCGCGCCGTTGCGTACTGCGCACCGGTCTCGGCCTGACCGCGACGGCGGGTCTCGCTACGCTCGCGGTCCCCTCTCCGGCGTCCGCGTCCACGCGAGCGGCCGCGGTCGGCTCGTCCACGCACCCCACCAGCGCCAACGGCTGGCCGATGGAACCGCGGGCCGACGCCTCGGGAGCCATCTGGACCCGTCCGGTGCCGGGCAGTTCGGTTTCGGTGGCCCTGCGTATCGGCGAGGCGGCCACCGTGCTCGTACATGTCATCCGCCGCTACCACTACGAGATCGACACGCTCGGCAAGGGTGAGGTGATCGGTTTTCGCCCGGCGGACGGTTCGCTGAAGGGTTACGCGACCAACCACGCTTCGGGGACCGCGGTCGCGATCCGCCCGACCTGGTACCCGGCCGGCGCCAAGGGCGGTCTCTTCCCTCACCAACTGGCCACGCTCCGCGACATCCTCAAGGAATGCCAGGGTGTCGTGGCGTGGGGCGGAGACTTCCGCCGCCCGAACGAGTCCCACTTCCAGATCGACGTGCCCCCCTCGGATGCGCGCGTGAAGCGGCTCGCGGCCAGGATCCGCAGCTGGGAGGACATACCCGGCCAGGGGGCGGGGACGCTCGCCCTGGGCGCCTGACATCGGCACAGCGGGCCTCTTCGTCCCAGCGCAGCCCCTCCAACCATCGCCGACTAGGGATGGCTGCGGCGGGGCGTCCTGCGGTACGACCACCTGATCGGAACGGCGCCGGCGTACGTGACGGTCCGGGCCGCAAGAGGCAGGGCGATGTGCCTCGAACGGGCACGAGAGCACCTGGAGCAGGTCCCATTCGTCGTTGGGAAGGTCATGGGCCCAGGCGCCGACGGGTATCTGTCGCCCGCAATGGATGGCCGCCCCGGGTGTGTTGTGGGTCTGCGTCGTCTCAGGCTGCGGTTGTCGGGGTGCCTGAGGCGGCGGTGCGACGGTATTCGGCGTTGAGGCGCTGTGCTTCTTCGAGTTGGTCTTCAAGGATGATGATGCGGCAGGCGGCCTCGATGGGGGTGCCGTGGTCGACGAGTTCCCGGGCGCGGGCGGCAACGCGCAACTGGTAGCGGGAGTAGCGGCGGTGTCCGCCTGCGGAGCGCAGCGGAGTGATGAGGCGGGCTTCGCCGATGGCGCGGAGGAAGCCCTGGGTGGTGCCGAGTATCTCGGCGGCCCGGCCCATGGTGTAGGCGGGGTAGTCGTCGTCATCGAGACGGCCGAACAGGTCGTCTGCTGTCATTGCACCTCTCTGCGGAACGTGTGGAGGGGCCCTGGTGCCGTTTGGCACCAGGGCCCCGAAGGAACTGCTACACCATCTGCCGGCCCTGATACTGCACCGGCCTTCTGCTTCCGCAGACCCGGCCGAGATGCTGCCGGGGATGCGGGGATCGCGGTTGCTTGACCGGAGACCACCTCACTATCGATGTCCTGCGGTACCCGAGGCTCAACAATTCCGCCCGGGCGATCCTGATGGCGCTCGGCTCCTCCGTTCTTCCCTCTTGATCAACACTGCCCGACAGGAACTGCGTACTGCCGGTCTTGCGTACTGCTCGTACTGCTAGGTGATGCGCACTGCCGGTGACCTGAGTAAGCGTCACCCTTCGGCAGCCAGCCCCGTCGCCCGTCGTGCGTCTGCTCTGGCTTGGAACCCCACTGCCGAACCTCCCGGTGCGCGCGTCCGCAGCCGACGCCTTCACCGAGGTGCTGCTCACTGACTTCGCTGCTGGGCACTGCGAACTGCACCAACGGGCGCCGTCACGGCGGCCCCTGATCACTGCGGGCCGCCCGGTCCGGTCGTCAGCCCCGTCGCCGTCCTGCAACAACCCTGGCTTCGGAACTCCACCACCGCACCGTCCTGCGCACTGCAACTGCTGTTACTGCTGCCTGGCAGTTCGTCTCTGCCGGGCCCCGCGGTCTCTCCGGGTTACGAGAGAAACCATAACCATGCCACCGCCCAATGTCTACTCCAGCCAACATAGATTTTCGTGCGCTCGACGGTGAGGTAATCGTCGGCGCAAGCCAACGCCGGTCGCGCCTCCTGGGCGATG
This is a stretch of genomic DNA from Streptomyces hawaiiensis. It encodes these proteins:
- a CDS encoding M15 family peptidase, yielding MTISSSHPPRRCVLRTGLGLTATAGLATLAVPSPASASTRAAAVGSSTHPTSANGWPMEPRADASGAIWTRPVPGSSVSVALRIGEAATVLVHVIRRYHYEIDTLGKGEVIGFRPADGSLKGYATNHASGTAVAIRPTWYPAGAKGGLFPHQLATLRDILKECQGVVAWGGDFRRPNESHFQIDVPPSDARVKRLAARIRSWEDIPGQGAGTLALGA
- a CDS encoding MerR family transcriptional regulator — translated: MTADDLFGRLDDDDYPAYTMGRAAEILGTTQGFLRAIGEARLITPLRSAGGHRRYSRYQLRVAARARELVDHGTPIEAACRIIILEDQLEEAQRLNAEYRRTAASGTPTTAA